In the Blautia coccoides genome, TCTGTACCAAAGAAGAGATGCCAAGAACCAGAACGATAGCCACTAGGATTATGGTACAAAGCGCATTGATCTCCGGGGTAACCCCTGTCTTTAACTGGGTATAGACCTTTACCGGAAGTGTATTGAGCCTTGGACCGTTTACAAAAATACTGATGACCACATCATCAAAAGACATGGCAAAGGCAAGCAGGCTTCCCGACAGAACCGCAGGCATGATCAACGGGAGTGTGATATCAAAGAACGTCCGTATCTGAGATGCTCCCAGATCCCGGGCCGCCTCCTCTAACGACCTGTCAATTCCCACAAGCCTTGCCTTCACCATCATAAATATATAGGGAATACAAAAGGTAGTATGCGCAATTACCAAGGTTGTCATACCAAAAGGCAGGTTTAATAAGGAGAAAAAGGCAAGAAATACCATACCGAGAATGATCTCCGGTATCATGATAGGGACTGTGGAAAGATATTCCATCATGCCTTTCGTCTTATAATCCGCCCGTGCCATACCAACGGCACCTAAAGTTCCGATGACCGCAGAGATGGCGCAGCTTATGACACCCAGAAGTATGCTGTTGAACAGCGCCTCCTTTATATCTCTGTCGTGCCAGAGTGTTTCATACCATTTCAAAGAAAATCCTGTAAAGCTGGCTGTCAGCTTGGACTCATTAAAAGA is a window encoding:
- a CDS encoding ABC transporter permease, with protein sequence MRKKHKLSGIYLAVLLLIMYLPIVMVVIFSFNESKLTASFTGFSLKWYETLWHDRDIKEALFNSILLGVISCAISAVIGTLGAVGMARADYKTKGMMEYLSTVPIMIPEIILGMVFLAFFSLLNLPFGMTTLVIAHTTFCIPYIFMMVKARLVGIDRSLEEAARDLGASQIRTFFDITLPLIMPAVLSGSLLAFAMSFDDVVISIFVNGPRLNTLPVKVYTQLKTGVTPEINALCTIILVAIVLVLGISSLVQKRQEHRRGELSER